A genomic window from Leptolyngbya sp. NIES-2104 includes:
- a CDS encoding endonuclease NucS domain-containing protein, with translation MPQLHRDGIQWKFYNESELEEFVWAHLSSLFNLLPLKRQYFIRGMFCDILAATQVGQLVVIELKNEVDRYVVQQLTRYYDALQREQPFSEQVDYSKPIRLIAIAPDFHHDNLIDQQYSRLLIEFLQFEIEIDADEFIWKLHDQETSQTWSLGLPHPTQHSTWELPPVPRKLLNNLAKGEETHRDRILRIRQTLLEFDPRMKEIVFPTHLVYGRGKTRSCAEFHFGAPWRSIAQPKQLNLLLRLPHPYRKQMCRMFIDTHDWSTVGRLCYSPDGRRVEGGTAYWQQPTDLIKILQTWGDEMKSFGSEYYSQLLANPDRATSIDLWVEIALEHWAKSTKIFSR, from the coding sequence ATGCCTCAGTTGCACCGTGATGGAATCCAATGGAAATTTTACAATGAATCAGAGTTGGAGGAATTCGTTTGGGCACATCTGAGCAGTCTGTTCAATCTCCTGCCTCTTAAACGTCAATATTTCATCAGAGGAATGTTTTGCGATATTCTTGCAGCGACGCAAGTTGGACAACTTGTAGTTATCGAACTTAAAAATGAAGTCGATCGCTACGTTGTGCAACAGTTGACTCGCTACTATGACGCTTTACAACGAGAGCAGCCCTTTTCAGAACAGGTTGATTATTCAAAACCGATTCGTCTAATTGCGATCGCGCCTGATTTTCATCACGACAATCTGATCGATCAGCAGTACAGCCGTTTATTGATCGAATTCTTACAGTTTGAGATTGAGATCGACGCAGACGAATTCATCTGGAAACTCCACGATCAAGAGACATCGCAAACCTGGTCTCTCGGACTTCCTCATCCGACTCAGCATTCTACTTGGGAACTTCCACCAGTTCCGCGAAAATTGCTGAACAACTTAGCAAAGGGTGAAGAAACTCATCGCGATCGTATTCTCCGCATTCGTCAAACTTTGCTGGAGTTTGATCCACGAATGAAGGAAATCGTTTTTCCCACGCATCTAGTATATGGTCGGGGAAAAACGCGATCGTGCGCGGAGTTTCATTTTGGCGCACCGTGGCGCTCAATTGCTCAACCGAAACAGCTAAATCTTCTGCTCCGGCTTCCCCATCCCTATCGCAAGCAGATGTGCAGAATGTTCATCGATACTCACGATTGGAGCACAGTGGGTCGTTTGTGCTACAGCCCCGATGGTCGTCGCGTTGAGGGAGGGACGGCTTACTGGCAGCAACCGACGGATCTAATCAAGATATTGCAGACCTGGGGAGACGAGATGAAGTCATTCGGTTCTGAATACTATTCTCAACTGTTGGCGAATCCCGATCGTGCGACTTCTATTGACTTGTGGGTTGAGATTGCTCTTGAGCATTGGGCGAAATCGACAAAAATATTTAGTAGATGA
- a CDS encoding peptidoglycan-binding protein: MAYRYQVGGRLRATAPSYVYRHADDRLCEQLQAGEFCYVFNCRQMGKSSLRVRTMQRLMAEGVQCVAVDLTTIGSDQGVTQKQWYEAFIGSLHAYPTLGLSTHIRFTDWWSAHEHLPPVRLLNLYLREVLLEQIKVGQIVIFIDEIDVVLKLGFDASDFFALIRACFNLRADDPEYDRLTFALFGVTTPEGLIQDPDKTPFNLGKDIPLSGFEFERSLVLAEGLVDAVPNSKAVLQAILDWTGGQPFLTQKLCDLVQLESLPPCPVGKEVEWVEQLVRSHIIEDWQQHDDPVHLRTIRDRILRDPQRLGRMLGLYQQILKKGDTTVDDSQEQLELRLSGLVVLDQGRLRAYNRIYQTVFDAAWVEQELANLRPYTDKLKLWLASHDEAYLLKDQELRDQLSGLKGRHLADEDYRFFAASQDLERRNMENLLELAKDELSSVKDEIDITRVERQQAKQDLSKMRILVYLGLGVLGVLGIALSSTAPLLEQQSQELVTLAAERSKTVNQLSQTASKLTDAERQNQNLQQSNQDIQKDNDIALKNVQQKQQELNGVKVNLDKVRVQFLIKKEGLETLQRQVKTERAQLEIVTKKLSGEKTLNSIREQDFRDRKEEIDSLDLDGLQQNARSPVMYIMYIDSNNSEILEQVRKVNGFAKALLVTEKELFNLPGSNKTVIYLGNSYVESIANKKSKQLQGSLKVLDQLGLVPQIRPLIPASQRILNQYKSWLQQGDSGIEVTELQEELGRVGCYDGAVTGYFGTETKKAVITCQIRNGLTPDGIAEIQLGNAPFGKSLREGDSGTAVTELQDRLKALGCFDGSSTGSFDAQTRDAVIQCQQQRGITADGIVGAETYRAFGLGSPGTGSGLAQFGEPLQLGDRGQGVRALQTQLQAKGYYYGMIDGVFGPDTRTAVLQLQSDRGLPQTGVVDDAVYSTLVGGAVPPTTPPGVTGLQFGDQGPRVAELQRQLNRLGYSVPVTGYFGTQTQRLCGHVV, from the coding sequence ATGGCTTACCGCTATCAAGTTGGCGGCAGGTTACGCGCAACCGCACCCAGTTATGTCTACCGTCATGCGGACGATCGCTTATGCGAGCAGTTACAGGCAGGCGAATTCTGCTATGTGTTTAATTGTCGGCAGATGGGTAAATCGAGCCTGCGAGTACGAACGATGCAGCGACTGATGGCAGAAGGCGTTCAATGTGTTGCCGTCGATCTCACAACGATCGGGAGTGATCAAGGCGTGACGCAGAAGCAATGGTATGAAGCCTTTATTGGAAGCCTTCACGCCTATCCCACGCTCGGTCTTTCGACCCACATTCGATTTACTGACTGGTGGAGCGCTCACGAACACCTGCCACCTGTGAGGCTGCTCAATCTTTATCTAAGAGAAGTGTTGTTGGAGCAAATCAAAGTTGGGCAAATCGTTATCTTCATCGACGAGATCGATGTAGTGCTGAAACTGGGGTTTGATGCCAGTGATTTTTTTGCCCTGATTCGCGCCTGCTTTAATCTTAGAGCCGATGATCCAGAATACGATCGCTTAACGTTTGCGCTATTTGGAGTAACGACTCCAGAGGGATTGATTCAAGATCCCGACAAAACGCCATTTAATTTAGGAAAAGACATTCCGCTTTCAGGATTTGAGTTTGAGCGATCGCTCGTGTTAGCAGAGGGACTCGTCGATGCTGTTCCGAATTCCAAAGCAGTTCTGCAAGCGATTTTAGATTGGACGGGTGGACAGCCATTCCTTACTCAGAAGTTGTGCGACTTAGTGCAACTGGAATCGTTGCCTCCATGTCCTGTGGGTAAAGAAGTCGAATGGGTCGAGCAGTTGGTGAGATCGCACATCATTGAAGATTGGCAACAGCATGATGATCCGGTGCATCTCCGCACGATTCGCGATCGCATTTTGCGTGATCCTCAACGATTAGGACGAATGCTCGGATTGTATCAGCAGATTTTAAAGAAAGGGGATACTACGGTAGATGATAGTCAAGAGCAATTAGAATTACGGCTATCTGGATTAGTGGTGCTAGATCAAGGACGGCTGCGGGCATACAATCGCATTTACCAAACCGTTTTTGATGCCGCCTGGGTTGAGCAAGAATTAGCGAATCTGCGTCCTTATACCGACAAACTGAAGCTCTGGTTAGCGTCACATGATGAAGCTTATCTATTAAAGGATCAGGAATTGCGCGATCAACTTTCTGGATTAAAGGGTAGACACCTAGCGGATGAGGATTACCGATTTTTTGCGGCAAGTCAAGATTTAGAGCGTCGAAACATGGAAAATCTTCTTGAGTTAGCAAAAGATGAATTATCAAGCGTGAAGGATGAAATTGATATTACTCGTGTTGAGCGACAACAAGCAAAACAAGATTTGTCAAAAATGCGAATTTTGGTGTACTTGGGACTTGGCGTTCTTGGCGTTCTTGGCATCGCTCTGTCTTCTACAGCACCTCTTCTAGAACAGCAAAGCCAAGAATTAGTTACGCTTGCAGCAGAAAGAAGCAAAACCGTAAATCAACTCTCGCAAACAGCATCTAAACTAACCGATGCTGAAAGACAGAACCAGAACCTGCAACAGAGTAATCAGGACATTCAGAAAGATAACGATATAGCACTAAAAAATGTTCAACAGAAGCAGCAAGAATTAAACGGTGTAAAAGTAAATCTTGACAAGGTGAGGGTACAGTTCCTGATTAAAAAGGAAGGGCTAGAAACGTTACAACGACAAGTCAAGACAGAGCGAGCACAACTTGAAATTGTTACAAAAAAACTGAGCGGTGAGAAGACGTTAAACAGTATTAGAGAGCAGGATTTTAGGGATAGAAAAGAGGAAATTGATAGCTTAGACCTTGATGGGCTTCAACAGAACGCACGTTCGCCAGTGATGTACATCATGTACATTGATAGCAATAATTCCGAAATTCTTGAGCAGGTGCGAAAAGTGAATGGATTCGCCAAAGCTCTCCTTGTCACTGAAAAAGAGCTTTTTAACTTACCTGGCTCCAACAAAACAGTGATATATCTTGGTAATAGCTATGTTGAGTCCATAGCAAATAAAAAATCAAAACAACTTCAGGGTAGCCTTAAAGTGCTTGATCAACTTGGTTTAGTACCTCAAATTCGACCGCTTATTCCAGCATCTCAAAGAATATTAAATCAATATAAGTCCTGGCTACAGCAAGGAGATTCAGGCATCGAAGTCACTGAGCTTCAGGAAGAATTAGGGCGTGTAGGCTGCTACGATGGCGCAGTTACAGGATATTTTGGGACAGAGACTAAAAAAGCTGTAATTACTTGTCAGATCAGGAATGGATTAACTCCAGATGGAATAGCCGAAATTCAATTAGGGAATGCACCGTTTGGAAAAAGTCTACGTGAAGGCGATTCGGGCACCGCTGTTACTGAGTTACAAGATCGACTCAAAGCACTAGGCTGCTTCGATGGTTCATCAACCGGATCTTTCGACGCTCAAACTCGTGATGCGGTCATTCAGTGCCAACAACAACGCGGAATTACAGCCGATGGAATCGTCGGTGCGGAAACCTATCGCGCTTTCGGGCTTGGCAGTCCCGGTACAGGAAGCGGATTGGCACAGTTTGGAGAACCCTTACAGTTGGGCGATCGGGGTCAAGGAGTGCGAGCCTTGCAAACCCAACTACAAGCGAAAGGATATTACTACGGCATGATCGATGGTGTATTTGGTCCTGACACCCGCACCGCTGTCCTTCAGTTGCAAAGCGATCGAGGTCTTCCTCAAACGGGGGTCGTCGATGATGCGGTCTACTCTACCCTTGTAGGTGGAGCAGTTCCACCCACGACACCTCCGGGAGTGACTGGACTACAATTCGGCGATCAAGGTCCGCGAGTAGCTGAACTTCAGCGACAACTGAACCGACTTGGTTACTCGGTTCCCGTGACTGGCTATTTCGGTACTCAGACTCAACGACTTTGCGGGCACGTTGTGTAG